The genome window gaatcgttaaatacttttattactagtactactactaatatttattattaaaatggatTCAATTTGAagattatcatttaaatctgctTTCTAAATCTAAACACAAAAATCATTAGATTAATCACTTTTTATtctattgacacaaacacatCGATTAAATAGCAATGTAAAAATCTgattatattttacacatttatattcTGTTATTGGGTTATTGCATGAAAGTATATcggtgtatttatattttaagactTTGGTCATTATATTGAACATTAAAAAGTTTACAATGTACCTTGTTGCAGCCAAAGGCTGTGCCCTCTTTTGATTTTCTCCCGATGCTGTGGTAGGTCACTGCTATATCCCAGAAACCCTCCACTTCCAGCTCCCAGTAATGGGTTCCTGAAGAAAATATCTGAAAGGAGACCACCTGAGACCAGTGGTCAAAGCGGTCAGGATGCTCAGGGACAGGCAAGCGGGTTTTGACCCTCGTCACTGTCCGTAGGTCTTCAGAAATATTTAAGAGAGGATGGGCTGAGTTTTTGTCCAAGGTTAACGGGCTGCTTACTAAATAACAAAGAGAAACTGCGATTGGAAATCTAGCCACTAGATGTCACTATTAAACAAGGCAATTCTGCTCAAAAACAGTATTCAGAAAAGTGTTACAAAATATTGAATAGCATCACACTTAGGTAAGCCAAGAATAATATCACTTAAAAAAATCGTAATGTTCCTAGGGTCAGTGCCCATTGTGTAATGTGTGAATGATAATACATACAGAGATCTCTCTTGAGTTCAATTAGGCAGCGCAGGGTCTCGGCTATGAATTCTCTATATTTATTTTCCACATTCTCTAAGACTCGTTTCTTATCCATGCTGGGCTGAGGTGGTGTGAACAGAGGTGAGCTGAGATCTGCCATCATCCTGCAAGGCAGAGTAactaatacagtaaaaattacatTCTTGTTCATATGCAAACTAACATGCACTCACAAATCACAAGATATTTCTAAGACACTCACTAAAACAATAACGGTTTAACTAAAGACTTACTGTGAATCCTCTGTCTGGAATGCCTGTGAAATATTATCaagtttaagtcattttaatctattttaatctACCTGACTTCTGTAAAGCTCCATGTTTCAATACTAAAACCTTGTGGATGCATTTAAAAAGCTAATATGGCCATTAACTATGTTTACAATGTTGCAACAACTCTCATATCAAATCAAATTTACACAAAACATGCTTTTACTGTATTACAGTAgacatttttatgtaaacataCTAGATAAGAGTTTAATTGAATGTATTTATAGAAcattaattctttaaatataacatAGGCTATTAATAAgcatataaaatactaaataataaaatatcataattttgttATCAGCATATGGTAAATGACGCCTGATATGCATTTAATCAGGAAAATATTAAAGTGCGTCCTCATACCCAGATTAGCAGGAAGGGATCGCTCTCATCCAACAAGGAGCCGAGGAAGCGGTGGATGCCCTCGGTTTGGTTCAGATCTTTTTCCACCCTGCTGCAGTCTTCCTTCACCCTCTCCATGGCCTGCTGTCTCTCCTGTTCCGTGATGTTTATCACGGCTGACACTAGTCGGCCCACCTGAGCCTGCAGGGCTGAGCCCATCTGTAAAACCTGAGAGACATCACTCACAGAAGAGtcctcctgaacacacacacacacacacacacacacacacacacagagaatatGTAATGCATGCATGTTGCGTTCAGTTATGAAAACAGTTATGAAAAACTTACTACTATGCTGCGACAAGCTTGTTGATGTTCTTGAAGCATCATTTCACCTTGCTTTACTTTCTCTTCTGCTTTCTCAAACATACTCTGTAATTTGATCTGTAACATATTAGAGAAGAGCTTTTTAAATTTGAAACCTGGGTTTACAGAGTTTTTATAACAGTATAAAGtccatgaatatttaatg of Carassius gibelio isolate Cgi1373 ecotype wild population from Czech Republic chromosome A2, carGib1.2-hapl.c, whole genome shotgun sequence contains these proteins:
- the trim110 gene encoding tripartite motif-containing protein 16, translating into MGSMEEEHTCPMCRDLIGRAHPFPCGHSFCLTCVQESWSQSAGCGKRRFVCPQCLEEQGEVVCDCCPENKDDEAQAAVKTCLRCEISLCEQHLQPHLLRPAYSTHLLVEPLMDVSHRRCPTHWEIFRYYCMDDREYVCPDCIVEGRHAQHQVKGVRKVEEEYKIKLQSMFEKAEEKVKQGEMMLQEHQQACRSIVEDSSVSDVSQVLQMGSALQAQVGRLVSAVINITEQERQQAMERVKEDCSRVEKDLNQTEGIHRFLGSLLDESDPFLLIWAFQTEDSQMMADLSSPLFTPPQPSMDKKRVLENVENKYREFIAETLRCLIELKRDLLSSPLTLDKNSAHPLLNISEDLRTVTRVKTRLPVPEHPDRFDHWSQVVSFQIFSSGTHYWELEVEGFWDIAVTYHSIGRKSKEGTAFGCNKISWSLTQQHDRKLAAWHNRKKTHLSAKMSGNHLAVTLDYGSGSIAFSEVGSSSTLLPLHSFSTRFTQPICLGFGLYKPELNSKVTILKKT